The proteins below are encoded in one region of Eulemur rufifrons isolate Redbay chromosome 2, OSU_ERuf_1, whole genome shotgun sequence:
- the PLA2G4D gene encoding cytosolic phospholipase A2 delta: MESMSPGGPPDHPHQQEASACWRLTVRVLEARNLPWADLMSEADPYVVLQLPTAPGMKFRTKTVTNSSHPVWNETFSFLIHSQVKNVLELSVYDEDSVTEDDICFKFLYDISEVLPGKLLRKTFSQRPQGEEELDVEFLMEKTSDHPENLLTNNVLVARELSCLDVRLDRTGSPAVVADQDKLELELVLKGSYEDTLTSALGTASAFCFHYMAAQETELSGRLRSSTSNVWNWDNSAWHLAVPLRSLAVGKEVTVDVPAVDAPRVRLQLKAESCPEELAVHLGFDLCAEEQAFLSRRKQVVAAALKQTLQLDRDLREDEVPVVGIVATGGGARAMTALYGHLLALQKLGLLDCVTYFSGTSGSTWTMAHLYGDPEWSHGDLGDPIRHAREHLAKSKLEVFSPERLAGYHRELELQAEQGHPTTFVDLWALVLESILHGQVMDQKLSGQRAALERGQNPLPLYLGLNVKENNMETLDFKEWVEFSPYEIGFLKYGAFIPPEQFGSEFFMGRLMKRHPEPRICFLEGIWSNIYSLNLLDAWYDLTSSGEAWKQHIKDKMKNIEKEPPASSGTSSWLDALWLQPGTALAQAFKGFLTGRPLHQHSPNFLRGLQLHQDYCSQKDFATWADSQLDSTPGQLTPQEPQLCLVDPSYFINTSCPSMFRPGRRLDLILSFDYCLSSPFEALQQTELYCRAQGLPFPRVEPSPQDQRQPKECHLFSDPTCPEAPVVLHFPLVNASFKDHSAPGVPRSPAELQAGQVDLTKATSPYTLFNMTYKEEDFDRLLQLSDYNVRNSQDTILQALRTALKHRAPEGRPPGTQT; encoded by the exons ATGGAGAGCATGTCACCTGGGGGACCACCTGACCATCCTCACCAG CAGGAGGCCTCTGCCTGCTGGCGGCTCACTGTAAGGGTCCTGGAGGCGAGgaacctgccctgggctgacctGA TGAGCGAGGCAGACCCGTACGTGGTCCTACAGCTGCCAACCGCACCGGGTATGAAGTTTAGGACCAAAACGGTCACCAACTCCAGTCATCCTGTGTGGAATGAGACCTTCAGTTTCCTAATCCACAGTCAGGTCAAG AATGTTCTGGAGCTTAGCGTCTACGATGAGGACTCAGTCACAGAGGATGACATCTGCTTCAAATTTCTCTATGACATCTCAGAAGTCCTCCCTGGCAAGCTGCTCCGGAAGACCTTCTCCCAGCGTCCCCAG GGAGAGGAGGAGCTGGACGTGGAGTTCCTGATGGAGAAGAC GTCGGACCACCCAGAAAACCTCCTCACCAACAATGTCCTTGTG GCCCGAGAGCTGTCGTGCCTGGATGTGCGTCTGGACCGCACGGGGAGCCCTGCCGTGGTCGCAG ATCAGGAcaagctggagctggagctggtgCTGAAGGGGTCATATGAGGACACACTGACATCTGCCCTGGGCACAGCCTCTGCCTTCTGCTTTCACTACATGGCGGCACAAGAGACAGAGCTGAGTGGGCGCCTGAGG AGCTCCACAAGCAATGTCTGGAACTGGGATAATTCAGCCTGGCACCTCGCTGTGCCCCTGAGGTCCTTGGCTGTGGGGAAGGAGGTGACCGTCGATGTTCCTGCTGTAGAT GCCCCAAGAGTGAGGCTGCAGCTCAAGGCAGAGAGCTG CCCCGAGGAGCTGGCCGTGCACCTGGGCTTCGATCTGTGTGCAGAGGAGCAGGCCTTCCTGAGCAGGAGGAAGCAGGTGGTGGCTGCGGCCCTGAAGCAGACCCTGCAGCTGGACAGAGACCTGCGTGAGGATGAG GTCCCTGTTGTGGGCATTGTGGCCACAGGGGGAGGTGCCCGGGCCATGACCGCGCTCTACGGCCACCTATTGGCCCTGCAGAAGCTGGGCCTTCTGGACTGTGTGACCTACTTCAGTGGCACCTCGGGCTCTACATG GACAATGGCCCACCTATACGGGGACCCTGAGTGGTCGCATGGGGACCTTGGGGATCCCATCAGACATGCTCGGGAGCACCTTGCCAAGAGCAAACTGGAAGTCTTCTCCCCAGAGCGCCTGGCGGGCTACCACCGGGAGCTGGAGCTGCAGGCTGAGCAGGGCCACCCCACGACCTTTGTGGACCTGTGGGCCCTGGTGCTGGAGTCCATTCTGCATGGCCAG GTGATGGATCAGAAGCTGTCAGGACAGAGAGCCGCACTAGAGCGGGGTCAGAACCCTCTGCCTCTCTACTTGGGCCTCAATGTCAAGGAGAACAATATGGAGACCCTCGACTTCAAGG AGTGGGTTGAGTTCTCCCCCTACGAGATCGGGTTCCTGAAGTACGGGGCCTTCATCCCTCCTGAGCAATTTGGCTCCGAGTTCTTCATGGGGCGGCTGATGAAGAGGCACCCTGAGCCCCGGATCTGCTTTCTGGAAG GTATCTGGAGCAACATTTACTCCCTGAACTTGCTGGACGCCTGGTATGACCTCACCAGCTCTGGCGAGGCCTGGAAGCAGCACATCAAGGACAAGATGAAGAACATAG AGAAGGAGCCCCCAGCCTCTTCGGGGACCTCCTCGTGGCTGGATGCCTTGTGGCTGCAGCCGGGAACGGCACTGGCCCAGGCATTCAAGGGCTTCCTGACAGGCAGGCCGCTCCACCAGCACAGCCCCAACTTCCTCCGGGGCCTCCAGCTGCACCAGGACTACTGCAGCCAGAAAGACTTCGCCACCTGGGCAG ACAGTCAACTAGACTCCACCCCCGGCCAGCTGACGCCCCaggagccccagctctgcctggtgGACCCCAGCTACTTCATCAACACCAGCTGTCCCTCCATGTTCCGGCCAGGCCGCAGGCTGGACCTCATCCTGTCCTTCGACTACTGCCTGTCCTCGCCCTTTGAG GCGCTGCAGCAGACTGAGCTGTACTGCCGGGCCCAGGGGCTGCCCTTCCCCCGAGTGGAGCCGAGCCCTCAGGACCAACGCCAACCCAAGGAGTGCCACCTCTTCTCGGACCCCACCTGCCCTGAGGCCCCTGTCGTGCTGCACTTCCCGCTGGTCAATGCCTCCTTCAAGGACCACTCAGCCCCTG